One Tachysurus vachellii isolate PV-2020 chromosome 18, HZAU_Pvac_v1, whole genome shotgun sequence DNA segment encodes these proteins:
- the LOC132861421 gene encoding retinoic acid-induced protein 1 isoform X2 — MQSFRERGGFQGNQRCYQQEPHELSRLENYRHHSQTAQGYEVHSLSAAGMPTAGTSSKDCYGQQPYPSYGSSSAQSKKPYRGGKAPSQQLQAGYSSHINSGYSSQYMSEGHLQQKWDESGQISQYEQDIVGHLEPGASGSSQYLEQNMLAISHSQCHLPSQPSAPVYTSPHQQGHPPNPTASPIMYSQSHIHFPQHSQPPSSTSSSYMEKCNPIPHGYKSGWPPNAQYSRQMGNHTSLKQSGYRPQNNYGYQQPPSRAGFEQASLQGMSGTPESLQKFPHYNQPQQNYCITDISVRSPEQYYQNCSPSSSHSPARSVGRSPSYSSTPSPLMPNPDTFQYGQPINPSSSSVNLQDPNMLMPPHTHPSPSVNHQSQSYSSSMKERFSEKLFSNPSLWSLNALTSQVENISNNVQQLLLSEALMANKKGNKRNQPKKGEEYRGHLKAVEDSSCPDSQHAPLPSDSYSAPRSMPSDLLEVGYSSSTEDQMERNYYYFGQGKGPTNASAQSQLSLDTVSTCSMNSTDDMSVRSGDSDRSIQSAASEDNLSCETRVQKVPFGEEQHSSLRTIRNERSPISITAPSPMKQESNSPIGIKQSESTQKENFEESAWTERINDEKETGKIKLPKELKCKGEVFEATDKRQEWLEEEKCPSFFHKLNKEVSNESYSYETEDNIYQKLKNKYEIEEEDFVGKFCDTTSKGNENSGMKSEMFKSESQNNGDDPITESPAITNDVPEPSLYLPRKEESSETPHFTSECEFSEERLLTSERQNDIFDEQQSALSYSVTEEREKGSLTSNEDVINNKAKLEESSTEACNNQGDTTSGPLCVVNTEIAETPAQDIGHRSSERTSVTCDIAHQSHPVRSGFSALNEKTTPQNQVRDHIDHSDAKVLEPDSPQLPGKSIISSAPSWADTPPSPQKGDEDVEPGISCPSATKPEPMAPSSHPRLLGRKHARGRRRLIHSNAGMRSVERDGASPSPQKPSMLSINSAIFSDQMEAVQLDIISQTPKLLTEGIPSRMCTRSLGSQNTPKVCSQERRKPGPKPSSKPGPKPGPKPGTKPGLKPSSKPVFKPGPKQGLKPATKPGPKQSPKPGAKPSLRPGPKPNSKPGPKPGPKPGAVPSAKPSQKHGLKPAAIPVLKPGPKPGLKPTEGVIPKGPGRPKGLTSRIKSIKYENNIDAITEHIEDTSCMSESPEQQEHTAVSLETVVGTTLHTSIDSTIGSTLDTALDASFVNSVAKDQKSMVLRSRKQTREQLTDVKEKERETSTEARAIKPTELHIQNVSAAQPCENLTSTLKSPSPEDLCADSLSQLNEQIVSVSIKRKSSLQAPDSVKKKKGLKVSQTKTQEPQSHELVVEAQGSKGRRKRGHKLEPSVCRTLTKDNLPLEDINDTPCVPPQCPTKTKYLPPRKGRGLKYEAMVQKITSPASKKQPLNIQPDVVIEELAPKPSQELQVTEKRKAVNITMMTTEKGESTVSIDEIPDTVCIQTPRKKRRKWATVESTDTPDIALETGSLIINTPRLAKQRAIKNNHEMHLKQRKKRRKGTELAKNVPIAETHEQTDVFISPPASPLSSPPTSLFSNTEEKTQGEQLSIEIGSTVIKSKRGRRPSLKKKQEDFSQHIGNEERQKVKKKPGPKKKTQQNNNSAIKVTVKGLKAKVKFKKECVPIVKGILTDCIKTNDSKHSFKPYVHIDRSKKLASLCTIINKPEEEHLLVQIRKKNLEKNKTIPNSSAMLQGPLVNRSLTDRCLICCLCGKPSNYRELGDLCGPYYPENTIPRKTLSLTYHEDFRQNRDREQDKVAMCTSEQISDMKREGEKDLLQEGTSEGDCRQVTRERRAQLKSRLGLQARFKRLQLLQGRSGGGDPPAGEEGSYSVLQRLQLEAEVNEHWAHESCTVWTSGVILIAGKLYGLKEAAQESTLTKCSKCQTEGASISCSWKNCIHKYHYVCAKETGCIFDEENFLIKCPKHQAM, encoded by the exons ATGCAGTCCTTCAGAGAGCGGGGTGGTTTCCAGGGCAACCAGCGCTGCTACCAGCAGGAACCCCATGAATTATCTCGCCTTGAGAATTACAGACATCACAGCCAGACCGCACAAGGCTATGAGGTGCACTCTCTTTCTGCTGCAGGAATGCCAACAGCAGGAACAAGCTCCAAGGACTGTTATGGGCAGCAACCCTACCCCAGCTATGGCAGCAGTTCAGCTCAGAGCAAGAAACCATACAGAGGAGGAAAAGCTCCAAGCCAGCAGCTACAGGCTGGTTACAGTAGCCACATAAATTCTGGATACTCGTCCCAGTACATGAGTGAGGGACACTTGCAGCAAAAGTGGGATGAATCTGGTCAAATATCTCAGTATGAACAGGATATTGTGGGTCATCTTGAGCCTGGGGCAAGTGGCTCATCCCAGTACCTTGAGCAGAACATGCTAGCTATTTCTCATAGCCAGTGCCATCTCCCCTCCCAACCCTCTGCTCCTGTCTATACAAGCCCTCATCAGCAAGGTCATCCTCCCAATCCTACTGCATCTCCGATAATGTACTCACAGAGCCACATCCATTTCCCTCAACACTCCCAACCACCTTCTTCCACCTCATCATCTTACATGGAGAAATGCAATCCGATTCCACATGGCTACAAAAGTGGATGGCCACCTAATGCCCAGTATTCAAGGCAGATGGGTAATCACACTAGTCTGAAGCAGAGTGGCTATCGGCCACAGAATAATTATGGCTATCAACAACCTCCTTCAAGAGCTGGATTTGAACAGGCGTCCTTGCAGGGAATGTCAGGTACACCAGAGAGTCTTCAAAAATTTCCACATTATAACCAGCCCCAACAAAACTACTGTATAACAGATATTTCTGTGAGGTCACCTGAACAGTATTACCAGAACTGCAGTCCGAGCTCCAGCCACTCACCTGCAAGGTCTGTGGGCAGGTCACCTTCATATAGCTCCACACCTTCTCCCTTAATGCCCAATCCTGACACATTCCAGTATGGCCAACCAATTAACCCTTCCTCCTCTTCTGTGAATTTGCAAGATCCAAACATGTTAATGccaccacacacccacccatccCCAAGTGTTAATCACCAGTCTCAGAGCTACTCAAGCTCTATGAAGGAACGTTTTTCTGAGAAGCTTTTTTCTAACCCGAGCTTGTGGAGCCTCAATGCTCTGACATCTCAGGTAGAGAACATTTCCAACAATGTCCAACAGTTATTGCTCTCAGAAGCTCTTATGGCCAACAAAAAAGGTAACAAGCGAAACCAGCCAAAAAAGGGAGAGGAATACAGAGGCCACTTAAAGGCGGTGGAGGACTCTTCATGTCCCGATAGCCAACATGCTCCTCTTCCCAGCGATTCTTATAGCGCCCCAAGATCTATGCCATCTGATCTTCTAGAAGTAGGATACTCTAGCAGCACTGAAGATCAGATGGAACGTAACTACTACTACTTTGGTCAGGGCAAAGGTCCAACAAATGCTTCAGCACAGTCTCAACTGAGTCTGGACACAGTTTCTACCTGCTCCATGAACTCAACAGATGATATGTCTGTCAGGTCGGGTGACTCAGATCGGAGTATACAGAGTGCAGCCTCTGAAGATAATCTTAGCTGTGAGACTAGGGTGCAGAAAGTGCCATTTGGAGAAGAGCAGCACAGTTCTCTCAGAACCATTAGAAACGAAAGGTCTCCCATTAGCATAACAGCCCCAAGCCCTATGAAGCAGGAGAGTAATTCTCCAATAGGCATAAAGCAGTCTGAAAGTACTCAGAAGGAGAATTTTGAGGAATCTGCCTGGACTGAGAGGATAAATGATGAAAAAGAAACTGGGAAAATTAAACTGCCCAAAGAACTTAAGTGCAAAGGAGAAGTTTTTGAGGCTACTGATAAACGACAGGAGTGGTTAGAGGAGGAGAAGTGCCCCTCCTTTTTTCATAAGTTAAATAAAGAAGTGTCAAATGAAAGCTATTCTTATGAAACAGAAGATAACATCtatcaaaaactaaaaaacaaatatgaaataGAGGAAGAAGACTTTGTTGGGAAATTTTGTGACACCACTAGCAAAGGAAATGAAAATTCAGGAATGAAATCTGAAATGTTCAAATCCGAATCACAGAACAATGGTGATGATCCTATAACAGAATCACCAGCCATTACAAATGATGTGCCTGAGCCTAGTTTATATTTGCCAAGGAAAGAGGAAAGCTCAGAGACACCTCATTTCACCTCTGAATGTGAATTTTCAGAGGAAAGACTGTTAACCtctgagagacagaatgatatcTTTGATGAGCAACAATCTGCTCTATCATATTCAGTCactgaagaaagagagaaaggaagtcTGACGTCCAATGAAGATGtgattaataataaagcaaaactAGAAGAGTCCTCTACTGAGGCCTGTAATAATCAAGGGGACACAACAAGTGGACCACTTTGTGTGGTCAACACTGAAATAGCTGAGACCCCTGCCCAAGACATAGGTCACCGAAGCAGTGAAAGGACATCAGTCACATGTGACATTGCACATCAGTCTCACCCTGTCAGGAGTGGATTCTCAGCTCTCAATGAGAAAACAACACCTCAGAATCAGGTGAGGGATCACATTGATCACAGTGATGCAAAGGTGCTGGAGCCTGACTCCCCTCAGTTGCCAGGCAAGTCAATAATATCTTCTGCACCATCTTGGGCTGATACTCCACCCTCTCCACAGAAAGGTGATGAGGATGTAGAACCAGGTATAAGCTGTCCCAGTGCAACAAAACCAGAGCCCATGGCTCCTTCTTCACATCCAAGACTATTGGGCAGAAAGCATGCACGAGGTAGGAGAAGATTAATTCATTCAAATGCAGGGATGAGGAGTGTAGAGAGGGATGGGGCTTCACCATCTCCTCAAAAGCCCAGCATGCTCTCAATTAACAGTGCCATCTTCTCTGATCAGATGGAGGCTGTTCAGCTGGACATTATCAGTCAAACACCAAAACTTCTAACGGAAGGCATACCATCCCGTATGTGTACTCGCTCTTTAGGATCACAAAATACCCCAAAGGTGTGTTCTCAAGAGAGAAGAAAACCAGGTCCAAAGCCCAGTTCAAAACCCGGTCCAAAACCAGGACCAAAACCTGGCACAAAGCCTGGCCTAAAACCTAGTTCAAAGCCTGTTTTTAAACCAGGTCCAAAACAAGGCCTTAAACCTGCAACAAAACCAGGCCCAAAGCAGAGTCCCAAACCTGGTGCAAAGCCGTCTTTGAGGCCTGGCCCAAAACCGAACTCAAAACCTGGTCCAAAACCAGGCCCAAAACCAGGGGCTGTGCCAAGTGCAAAACCTAGTCAAAAGCATGGTTTAAAGCCTGCTGCTATACCTGTTCTGAAACCTGGTCCAAAACCTGGTTTAAAGCCTACAGAAGGAGTAATTCCTAAGGGCCCTGGTCGGCCAAAAGGACTCACCTCCAGGATCAAAtcaattaaatatgaaaataatatagATGCTATCACAGAACATATTGAAGATACCAGCTGCATGAGTGAAAGTCCTGAACAACAAGAACACACTGCAGTCAGTCTGGAAACTGTTGTTGGTACTACTTTGCACACTTCAATTGACAGCACAATAGGTTCCACTTTGGATACTGCTTTGGATGCTTCTTTTGTAAATTCTGTAGCAAAAGATCAAAAGTCCATGGTATTAAGATCTCGGAAACAAACACGCGAGCAGTTAACAGATGtcaaggagaaagagagagagacatcaacTGAGGCAAGAGCAATAAAGCCCACTGAGTTACATATACAGAACGTGTCTGCTGCTCAGCCCTGCGAGAACCTAACATCAACGTTAAAATCACCCAGCCCTGAGGATCTCTGTGCAGATTCACTTAGTCAACTCAATGAGCAAATTGTGTCAGTTTCAATCAAGAGAAAATCTAGTTTACAAGCCCCAGACTCAgtcaagaaaaagaaaggtcTGAAAGTaagtcaaacaaaaacacaggaaCCGCAGTCACATGAGTTAGTAGTAGAAGCCCAAGGTTCAAAGGGAAGACGAAAACGAGGCCATAAATTAGAACCATCTGTTTGCAGAACCTTGACCAAAGATAACCTTCCCTTAGAAGATATCAACGACACACCTTGTGTGCCTCCTCAGTGTCCTACTAAAACAAAATATCTGCCTCCTAGGAAAGGCAGAGGACTTAAATATGAAGCAATGGTTCAGAAAATCACATCTCCAGCATCCAAAAAACAGCCTCTAAATATCCAACCAGATGTTGTGATTGAAGAATTAGCACCAAAGCCATCACAAGAACTGCAggtaacagaaaaaagaaaggcagTAAACATTACAATGATGACAACAGAAAAGGGTGAGAGTACAGTAAGCATTGATGAGATTCCAGACACAGTTTGTATCCAAACTCCTCGAAAGAAGCGCAGAAAGTGGGCCACAGTGGAGAGCACTGACACACCAGATATAGCGCTGGAGACTGGGAGTCTCATTATCAACACACCAAGGCTGGCCAAACAGAGAGCCATTAAAAATAACCACGAGATGCATCTGAAGCAACGGAAAAAGAGACGAAAAGGCACTGAGCTTGCAAAGAATGTGCCAATTGCGGAAACACATGAGCAGACTGATGTATTCATCTCTCCTCCAGCATCTCCACTGTCGTCACCTCCAACTTCTCTTTTTTCAAACACAGAAGAGAAGACACAGGGTGAACAGCTTTCAATAGAAATAGGCTCAACAGTAATTAAATCAAAAAGAGGCAGGCGGCCGTCacttaaaaagaaacaagaagacTTCAGTCAGCATATAGGAAATGAAGAACGTCAAAAGGTCAAAAAAAAGCCTGggccaaaaaaaaagacccaacagaataacaacagtGCCATCAAGGTCACTGTGAAGGGACTCAAGGCCAAGGTAAAATTCAAAAAGGAGTGTGTTCCTATTGTAAAAGGGATATTGACagattgtataaaaacaaatgacagCAAGCATTCTTTCAAACCATACGTACATATTGACAGGTCCAAAAAGCTCGCTTCCCTTTGCACAATCATAAACAAACCGGAGGAAGAGCATCTGCTCGTCCagataagaaaaaagaacttagaaaaaaacaagacaataccAAACTCATCAGCGATGCTTCAGGGCCCCTTAGTTAACAGAAGCCTAACTGACAGGTGTCTAATATGCTGCTTGTGTGGAAAGCCATCAAATTACAGAGAGCTTGGGGATTTGTGTGGCCCATACTACCCTGAGAATACTATACCACGGAAAACACTGTCTTTAACATACCACGAAGACTTCAGgcaaaacagagacagagagcaagacaaGGTGGCCATGTGCACTTCTGAGCAAATCAGTGACatgaagagagagggagaaaaagactTACTTCAAGAGGGGACAAGTGAAGGAGATTGCAGGCAGGTGACGAGGGAAAGAAGGGCACAACTTAAAAGTCGTCTCGGCTTGCAGGCAAGGTTTAAAAGACTCCAGCTGTTGCAAGGGAGATCTGGGGGAGGAGATCCCCCTGCTGGTGAGGAGGGCTCTTACTCTGTTCTGCAGAGGTTACAGCTGGAGGCTGAGGTTAATGAGCACTGGGCACAtgagtcctgcactgtctggacCAGTGGTGTGATTCTAATCGCAGGCAAACTTTACGGACTGAAGGAAGCTGCACAGGAATCTACGCTCACA AAATGCTCTAAGTGCCAGACTGAAGGAGCCTCCATCAGCTGTAGCTGGAAGAACTGTATTCATAAATACCACTATGTCTGCGCCAAAGAGACAG gcTGCATATTCGACGAAGAAAATTTCTTGATAAAATGTCCAAAACACCAG GCTATGTAA